The window AAGTTCTGGTCCTCGGCCGCGACGAAGGCGTGCACCACCTTACGCGGAATGGACTCGATGGGCACGAAGATGCGCTTTTCCTCGGCGTACTCGGCCAGCAGGCGGCCGTCCCCGGCATGCACGCGGCTGACCGTGGGCGGCTCGTACTGCGCGAGCGCCTGATAGTCCGGCAGGTGCCGGCCGAAGTACCACATCACGCTGACCGCGCCGGCGGTCGCGATCACCCCCAGCAGGACCAGCGTGACGAGCGTGTAGCCAAGCGTGCGCACGGGTGGGACTCACTCCTTCGCCGTGGACCGGCGCCGGTCCGGCCTCATCCGGGGCCATGTCACGACGGGAATGTGATCTCGGTTTGATGCGGTGCCAAGGTGTTTCACCGCCGCGCCTGCCGCCACTGGAAATACTGCTTCACCGCGTCCACCACTTGACTGTTCACCGTGCGCCGGTGCGAGGCGGTCTTGAGTTCCTGGATCTCCTCTTCGTGGGAGAGGAACCCGATCTCCAGCAGCACCGAGGGCACGTTCGGGGATTTGAGCACGACGAAGCCGGCATGGCGATGGCTGTTCTCCAGCAGCCGCACCTCGTTCTGCAACTCGTCCACCAGCATCCCGGCGAAGCGCTTGGAGGTGTTCATCGTCTCGCGCTGGGCGAGGTCGATGAGAATCTGGCTGACCGTCTGGGTCGTGCCCTCCAGGTCCATGCCGGCGACGACGGCGCTCTTGTTCTCCTTGGCGGCGAGTTCGGCGGCCTCTTCGTCGGAGGCGGTCTCCGACAGCGTGAACACCGAGGCGCCGCTGGCGCGCCCGTTGCGCGTGGCGTTGGCGTGTAGCGAGATGAAGAGGTCGCCGTTCACCTCGTTCGCGATCTCCACGCGCTCGTTCAGCTTCAGGAAGATGTCGCGCTTGCGCGTGAGCACGACGCGGTAGGGCCCCGCTTGCTCCAGCCGCTCCTTGAGGTGGCGCGCATAGGTCAGCACCAGATCCTTTTCGTAGGTGCCGTCCACCCCGATCGCACCCGGGTCCGGCCCGCCGTGGCCGGCGTCGATGACGATGGTCAGGCGGTCGTCGTCAGCTTCTGCAACGTCGCGCTGGCGTTGTTCGGCTTCCGGCAGCGGGTTCGCCGACGCAATGGGGTCGCGTTCGCGCGGCTGCAGGAAGTTCTCCGGCGACACCCGCGTTACGTCCACGACTAGGCGGTGCGGGTAGCCGTCCTGCGGCGGCAGCCGAAACACGTCCGTGATCCGCACCGGACCCTTGGCGTCCAGCACCACGCGGCTGCGGTTGGGGGCGAACAACCCGTAGCGCAAGGATTCGATGGCGCCGGTATCGACCTCCCCCTGGCGGTGCTCGGGAATGTTCCAGGTTACCTGAGGCAGGTCGATCACCACACGATAGGGTTTTCCCAGCGTGAAGACGCGGTAGGGTGCGGCTTGCGACAGTTCCACGACGAAGCGCGTCTTGTCGGGGTGCTCGCCAAGGCGCACCGCGCTCACCCGGGGCTGGGCCGCCGCGGCCGTCGCTGCGAGCAGCGCGGCGGCGGCCGCCAGGGCCACGGCCATCTCTCGCATGCGGTGCAGCACACGCGCCAAACGAACGCCTCCTTCGCGTCTGTTGACGCCCCGGGCACGATACCGGCGCCGGGTGCGAGCCTATTGGGTCAGGGTTAAGAAAATACCACAAATCCGCCGCGGTCAACGCGGATCGGGCACATGCGGGTCCGTCGTTGTGCTGTGTGGCGCTTTCGCTTATTTTGCCGTCACCTGCACGATGGCTCGACGCACACGCCGCCGGGCGACAGCGAGGCCGCCCGATCAGGGCGCGGAAAGACCGGAGCGAGCCGCCCGCTCGGCGGGCTGGACCGGCAAACGGCGATCCGGCCGGGTCGAACCGGCCACCGGCCGGTCATGGCCATCCCCCGGTCATTTCCACCGCCCGGCGTCGCGTCCCCGGCGGCCGGCCGCCGCTGCAACCGCGCAGGACCACGATGGCGCGCCGCCCGTGAGCGGCGCGCAGCCCCACGATCGCAAGGCAGGCGAGGCGCCCGTGCCCGTCCCAACGATGCGTGTGCCGGCGGCAGTCCGCGACCCCTTCGCACCCAGTGTGCGCACGGTGGGCGCGCCCTGCGGCCGGCTGCGCACGTGCCTGCATCCCACACGCCGTGAACACAGCGCGCCGCGGACGGCCCCGATGGCCGTAACCGCCGAGCGCGAGACAAGGATTCCGGCTGATGAGCAGACGCATCCTCATCGATGCCGGCCACCCGGAAGAGACCCGGGTGGTCGCGCTTTCTGGCAACCGCCTGGAAGAATTCGACTACGAGAGCCGCGACAACAAGCCGCTTAAGGGAAACATCTACCTCGCCAAGGTGACGCGGGTGGAGCCGTCGCTCCAGGCCGCGTTCGTGGACTATGGCGGCAACCGGCACGGCTTCCTGCCGTTCTCGGAAATCCATCCCGACTACTACCGGCTGCCCGTCGCGGACCGCGAGGCGCTCATGGAGGAGGAGCGCGCGGCCCGGCAGCAGCGGCTGCAGGGGGAAGACGACGGCACCGCCGGGGACGGCGGCGAGCCCGATGAAGCCGCGCAGGCCGCGGCCGAGGGCGCGCAGCGGCGCACCGCCCAGGACGAGGGCGACGGCGATCCGCGCGCGGACGCCGACATCGAGCAGTTGGAGACGGCCAACGCCGTCGAGACGCTGACCGGTGACGAGATGGAGGATGCCGCGCGCCGCCGCGCGGCCATGCTGGGGCGCTACAAGATCCAGGAGGTGATCAAGCGCCGCCAGGTCATGCTGGTTCAGGTGGTGAAGGAGGAGCGCGGCACGAAGGGCGCGGCGCTGTCCACCTACCTCTCCATCGCCGGGCGCTACTGCGTGCTCATGCCCAACACCGACCGCGGCGGCGGGGTGTCGCGCAAGATCGCCAGCGCCAAGGACCGCAAGCGCCTGAAGGGCGTGCTGGCCGAGCTGAACATCCCGGACGGCATGTCGGTGATCGTGCGCACGGCCGGCGCGGACCGCTCCAAGGTGGAGATCCGGCGCGACTACGAGCACCTGCTGCGCCAGTGGGACCACATCCGCGAGACAACGCTGCAGTCGCTCGCGCCGTGCCTGATCTACGAGGAAGCCAACCTCATCAAGCGCACCATCCGCGACCTCTACACGCGCGAGATGGAGCAGGTGATCGTCGAGGGGGACGAGGGCTACCGTGCCGCCAAGTCCTTCATGCGCTCCCTCATCCCCTCCCACGCCAAGAAGGTGCAGAAGCACGACGACCCGCGCGTGCCGCTGTTCCACAAGCACGGCGTGGAGACGCAGCTGGACAACATCCACAACCCGGCGGTCCAGCTGCAGTCGGGCGGCTATGTCGTCATCAACCAGACCGAGGCGCTGGTCGCCATCGACGTGAACTCGGGCAAGGCGACCAAGGAGCGCCACATCGAGGAGACGGCGCTCAAGACCAACCTGGAAGCCGCCGACGAGATCGCGCGCCAGCTGAAGCTGCGCGACCTGGCGGGCCTGATCGTCATCGACTTCATCGACATGGACGCGGCGCGCAACAACCGCGAGGTCGAGCACCGCCTGAAGGAGGCGATGAAGCAGGACCGGGCACGCATCCAGCTCGGCCGCATCAGTCCCTTCGGCCTGCTGGAGCTGTCGCGCCAGCGGTTGCGGCCCAGCCTGCACGAGACCTCGACGGACGTGTGCAAGACCTGCGGCGGCAGCGGCTTCGTGCGCTCGCAGGATTCCACGGCGCTGCACGTTCTGCGCGCGCTGGAGGAAGAGGGCATCAAGCGCGGCGGCGGCGAGGTGGTGCTCACGATCCCGACGCAGGTCGCGCTCTACGTGCTTAACGACAAGCGCGACCGCCTCATCGGGATCGAGCAGCGCTACGGCTTCCGCGCCCGCATCCAGACCGACGACCATCTGGTGCCGCCGCAGTACCGCCTGGACCGCATCGCCACGCAGCGTGCGGAAAGCGAAGAGGAGTCGGCCGACGCCGACGCCGGACAGGCGGCGAGCGGCGACAGCGAGACGGACGGCCGCAAGCGCGGCCAGCGCGGCGGCCGCAAGAGACAGGCGGAGCCGGCGGAGGAAGCTGCCGGCCAGCAGTCCGCCCAGGCCAGCGATTCCGGCGAGCAGGCCGCGCAGCAGGCGGAGTCCGGCGGCTCAGGCGAGGAATCGCGCCGGCGCCGCCGCGGCAAGCGGGGCGGCCAGCGCCGCTCCAAGCGCCGCCAGGAGCAGCCGGGCGAAACCGGCGGTGAGGCCGCTGTCCAGGCGCAGGAATCGGCCGGGTCCGGGCCCGAACTCGCGGCGTCCGCACCGGATGCGTCCGCCGAGGCGGCCTCGAATCCGGTGAGCGGCGACAGCGCGACGCCTGCCGAAGCCCCGGCGGCCGAGGTGGAAACGGCAGCCGCCGAAGCCGAACCGGTTGCCCGGACCGCGCCGGCCGAAGCCACCGGTGCGGAAACGTCGACAACCGAGGTGGCCACGACGCAGGCACCTGACGAGGCGGCGGCCACGACCACGGAAGCCGGTGAAACCGAAGCGCAGGGCGAGGCGACGCAATCCGGCACCGGCGGCAAGAGCCGCCGGTCGTCGAACGGCCGCAAGCGCAGCAGCCGCGCCAGCGGCGGGCGCAGCCGGTCCAGCCGCAGCCGCAAGAGCGGCCAGGTCGCTGACACGACGGCGTCCGAACAGGCGGATACCGGGTCGGCGGGCGAGTCCGCGCCGGCCCAGTCCCCAGCGGCCGACACAGCGTCTGCAGACGCCGAAACGAGCGGGGGAGCGGCTCAGTCGGACACCGCACCCCAGACGGACACCGCCCCCGAGGCGGAGTCCGCCGTGGAGGCGCGGGACGCCAGCGAACCGGTGGCGCCGGCCCAGCCCGCGATGGAAAGCCGGGACGACGGCGGCGCGACGGCCGCTACATCGAACGGGGGCGATACCGGGGAAAGCGCGGCTGACGACCAGGCCGGAGCGGACCCGGCCGCTGGCCGCGCCGAACCGGCGCAGGCCGAAGAGCCGGCGGCGCAGGAGGTTGCGGCGCCCACCGGTGTCGACGAGGTCAAGGAGTCGCCCCGGCCGCGCCGCCGCGGGTGGTGGCGCCGGTCCACGGGGTAACACCGATCAGGCCCGCCCCGCGTCCCGCTGGTGCGGGCGGGGCGGGCCGCTTGGTCGCCAAGCGGCCTGGTCAGGCGCCCAGCGTGAACCGCAGGTGCTCGAGCCCCTTGCGGTAGATGTCCCGCACGGCCTCGACGGCCTCGCCGGGGTCGTCGCTGGTGGGCTGGAATTCGCTGTTCCACTCCACGGTGCAGCTGTTGCCATCGTCGCGGTGGACGCTAAGCGTCGCGCGGTAGTCGCGCACGGGCAACGGTCCGCTTTCGAGCGAATAGCTGTAGCGCATGGCCCTGGTGTCGTGGACGTCCAGCCGCTCCACCACCGGTTCGTCGGCGCCCACGTCCAGCTTGCGCACGGTGTGCGTGCCGTGGCTGTCTAGCTCGCACGCCAGCACCCCCGGGTGCCAGTTCGCGATACTCCCGAACTCACCGATTGCTTCCCACACGCGCTCGGCGGGGGCATAAAGCCGCGCCGACTCGCTCACACGCGCCATGCTGCTCTCCTTGTGGCCTGATCTGCTGTCTCGATGGCTCGCCGGAACGGGCGCGGTACCGTACAACGCCCATCGGGTGTTTACCGCGCGTGGCAAAAGCTGCCACAGCACGCGTCATACCGCCAAGCGGGCCGCGAGCGCGCGCCCGCGTCCTCGCACCACAGGACGGAGTGGAGGCAATGTACATTTCCCTGCACATGGTTCAGCCGATCCTGGCGATCGCGATCGGCCTGCTGATCCTGCTGCAACCCAAGATGGCCCACTATCTGGTCGCGATCTTCCTGATCGTCTTCGGCATCCTCGAACTCGCGCCAATGATCTGATTCCTGCCGCGTCGATCCCGGCGACCATCAATCTGCGGCCGGTTCACCGCTCTGCGGCGTGGCGGCCCAGCCCGTCGCGCGGCTGTGTTGTACCTCCAAAGACGCTTGCCAGCAGCCGTCCTTCCCGGTCATACAGAAGACAGGTTCGGTGGAAGCACCGCGACCGGGTAAACGGGGCGCGCACATGGGCGGCCGGATGGGCATTCGCGGTGGTC is drawn from Limimonas halophila and contains these coding sequences:
- a CDS encoding DUF3096 domain-containing protein, encoding MYISLHMVQPILAIAIGLLILLQPKMAHYLVAIFLIVFGILELAPMI
- a CDS encoding N-acetylmuramoyl-L-alanine amidase codes for the protein MLHRMREMAVALAAAAALLAATAAAAQPRVSAVRLGEHPDKTRFVVELSQAAPYRVFTLGKPYRVVIDLPQVTWNIPEHRQGEVDTGAIESLRYGLFAPNRSRVVLDAKGPVRITDVFRLPPQDGYPHRLVVDVTRVSPENFLQPRERDPIASANPLPEAEQRQRDVAEADDDRLTIVIDAGHGGPDPGAIGVDGTYEKDLVLTYARHLKERLEQAGPYRVVLTRKRDIFLKLNERVEIANEVNGDLFISLHANATRNGRASGASVFTLSETASDEEAAELAAKENKSAVVAGMDLEGTTQTVSQILIDLAQRETMNTSKRFAGMLVDELQNEVRLLENSHRHAGFVVLKSPNVPSVLLEIGFLSHEEEIQELKTASHRRTVNSQVVDAVKQYFQWRQARR
- a CDS encoding SRPBCC family protein: MARVSESARLYAPAERVWEAIGEFGSIANWHPGVLACELDSHGTHTVRKLDVGADEPVVERLDVHDTRAMRYSYSLESGPLPVRDYRATLSVHRDDGNSCTVEWNSEFQPTSDDPGEAVEAVRDIYRKGLEHLRFTLGA
- a CDS encoding ribonuclease E/G, with amino-acid sequence MSRRILIDAGHPEETRVVALSGNRLEEFDYESRDNKPLKGNIYLAKVTRVEPSLQAAFVDYGGNRHGFLPFSEIHPDYYRLPVADREALMEEERAARQQRLQGEDDGTAGDGGEPDEAAQAAAEGAQRRTAQDEGDGDPRADADIEQLETANAVETLTGDEMEDAARRRAAMLGRYKIQEVIKRRQVMLVQVVKEERGTKGAALSTYLSIAGRYCVLMPNTDRGGGVSRKIASAKDRKRLKGVLAELNIPDGMSVIVRTAGADRSKVEIRRDYEHLLRQWDHIRETTLQSLAPCLIYEEANLIKRTIRDLYTREMEQVIVEGDEGYRAAKSFMRSLIPSHAKKVQKHDDPRVPLFHKHGVETQLDNIHNPAVQLQSGGYVVINQTEALVAIDVNSGKATKERHIEETALKTNLEAADEIARQLKLRDLAGLIVIDFIDMDAARNNREVEHRLKEAMKQDRARIQLGRISPFGLLELSRQRLRPSLHETSTDVCKTCGGSGFVRSQDSTALHVLRALEEEGIKRGGGEVVLTIPTQVALYVLNDKRDRLIGIEQRYGFRARIQTDDHLVPPQYRLDRIATQRAESEEESADADAGQAASGDSETDGRKRGQRGGRKRQAEPAEEAAGQQSAQASDSGEQAAQQAESGGSGEESRRRRRGKRGGQRRSKRRQEQPGETGGEAAVQAQESAGSGPELAASAPDASAEAASNPVSGDSATPAEAPAAEVETAAAEAEPVARTAPAEATGAETSTTEVATTQAPDEAAATTTEAGETEAQGEATQSGTGGKSRRSSNGRKRSSRASGGRSRSSRSRKSGQVADTTASEQADTGSAGESAPAQSPAADTASADAETSGGAAQSDTAPQTDTAPEAESAVEARDASEPVAPAQPAMESRDDGGATAATSNGGDTGESAADDQAGADPAAGRAEPAQAEEPAAQEVAAPTGVDEVKESPRPRRRGWWRRSTG